One genomic region from Spirosoma sp. KCTC 42546 encodes:
- a CDS encoding type II toxin-antitoxin system VapC family toxin has protein sequence MKYLLDTHILIWLLTDNPKLSSTSKVILADETNEFFFSTESVREMILKAKTGKLTLPADIDLLLFELQDELGIRLLTVKPKHLKQLYTLETPANHKDPFDHLLICQAIAEKLIMISADRNFPYYRIQGLQLVENTI, from the coding sequence ATGAAGTATTTATTGGATACTCATATTCTTATCTGGCTTCTTACCGATAATCCTAAACTCAGTTCTACTAGTAAAGTCATTCTCGCTGACGAAACCAATGAGTTCTTCTTTAGCACAGAGAGTGTCCGAGAAATGATTCTAAAGGCGAAAACGGGAAAATTAACATTACCTGCTGATATTGATTTACTGCTCTTTGAATTGCAGGATGAGCTTGGCATTCGCCTATTGACAGTTAAGCCAAAACACCTGAAGCAACTCTACACTTTAGAAACGCCTGCCAATCATAAAGACCCGTTTGACCATCTACTAATCTGCCAGGCGATCGCTGAAAAACTGATTATGATCAGCGCAGACCGTAACTTTCCTTACTATCGGATTCAAGGTCTCCAGTTGGTAGAGAATACGATTTAG
- a CDS encoding alpha/beta fold hydrolase has protein sequence MKNIVLLLLVTQSVCAQSTKPDNRKEFVIDNFQTETGVTLPKARIIYGTYGQLNQARDNAILLPSHYMATYRGYEWLIGPGKALDTTKYFLVATELFGNGRSSSPSNTAEPFHGPRFPILTIRDNVKAVHQLLTNQLKISHLTAIVGFSMGAQQAFQWAVSYPSFANRIVATSGTAKTYPHGVVRLEGQIAALTADEAFKNGDYTSPPTKGLQAFAVVWTGWLYSQEWWRRELWRARAKPGTTFEQVLENYRTHFIEGADANDLILQMRTWERHDVGATEGFTGNVESALRSIQVPILYMPSATDLYFPLGDAQYEAAFIPGVQLLPIPSLWGHTAGAASNPADATFLNEHIRNFLFDNAPTSR, from the coding sequence ATGAAAAACATAGTCCTGCTGCTGTTAGTAACCCAATCGGTATGTGCTCAGTCGACAAAACCCGATAATCGGAAGGAGTTTGTTATCGACAACTTCCAAACCGAAACCGGGGTTACGCTACCCAAAGCGCGTATTATTTATGGCACCTATGGGCAGCTGAATCAGGCGCGTGATAATGCCATTCTCCTCCCATCGCACTACATGGCTACGTATCGGGGCTATGAGTGGCTGATCGGCCCCGGCAAGGCGCTGGATACGACCAAATACTTCCTGGTGGCTACCGAACTATTCGGGAATGGACGCTCCTCCTCGCCCAGTAATACGGCTGAACCCTTTCACGGCCCCCGATTTCCGATCCTGACGATTCGGGATAATGTGAAGGCCGTCCATCAATTACTGACCAATCAGTTAAAGATATCGCACCTGACTGCCATTGTGGGTTTCTCAATGGGTGCCCAGCAAGCGTTCCAGTGGGCAGTGAGTTATCCCAGTTTTGCCAATCGTATTGTCGCGACGTCGGGAACGGCAAAAACCTATCCGCATGGTGTGGTTCGTCTGGAAGGCCAGATCGCTGCACTGACCGCCGATGAGGCTTTTAAAAATGGCGATTACACAAGTCCGCCCACCAAAGGGCTTCAGGCATTCGCTGTTGTCTGGACTGGGTGGCTCTACTCGCAGGAGTGGTGGCGACGGGAGTTATGGCGTGCCCGTGCCAAGCCCGGCACCACGTTTGAACAAGTGCTCGAAAACTACCGAACGCACTTCATTGAGGGAGCAGATGCCAATGATCTGATCCTGCAAATGCGTACCTGGGAGCGGCATGATGTGGGAGCAACCGAGGGATTTACGGGAAATGTCGAATCGGCGCTACGATCCATTCAGGTGCCGATCTTGTATATGCCCTCCGCCACCGACTTATATTTCCCGCTGGGCGATGCCCAATATGAAGCGGCCTTTATACCGGGTGTGCAATTACTGCCGATTCCGTCCTTGTGGGGCCATACGGCGGGTGCTGCCAGTAACCCCGCCGATGCTACCTTTCTCAATGAACACATCCGCAATTTTCTCTTCGATAATGCACCGACATCCCGATAG
- a CDS encoding ankyrin repeat domain-containing protein, translated as MPPPIQPLPFDAPLAQYEKQADELLTNYQSEGPQQIQQIQENDLNFRHWPELTSQDTECLLTDAQQLIARVYGFENWDKLTSYVEKATLANSAVWQFESAVDAVVTGNIAMLDSLLIANPNLIRMRSMRVHRAMLLHYVGANGVENYRQKSPDNVVDIARLLLKAGAEVDALADTYGKGTTLGLVATSIHPKRAGVQIPLIDTLLNYGANIDCTPTGWPPLMAALANGCPEAAELLRRNGARVDSVVAAAGLGRLKLVQSFFTEEGHVKTNESDTTWGLPDEPAAQLETAFFYACTYGHIDVVDFLVSRGVDPNAQGKDGQTGLHCAVLGGQLPLVKWLLERNAALDVRNVYGGTALGQALWCVATGNSGLDYAPIIELLLKAGAAIEPETLHWLAHQASLLPTQRDRIEDILRHYGATS; from the coding sequence ATGCCACCACCTATACAACCTTTACCATTCGACGCCCCCCTTGCCCAGTACGAAAAACAAGCTGACGAGCTTCTCACGAATTATCAATCAGAAGGCCCTCAGCAGATTCAACAGATACAAGAAAACGACCTGAATTTCCGACACTGGCCAGAATTAACCAGTCAGGACACAGAATGCCTGCTGACCGATGCTCAGCAACTCATTGCCCGCGTGTATGGATTTGAAAATTGGGACAAGCTGACAAGTTATGTCGAGAAAGCAACGCTGGCCAATTCAGCGGTCTGGCAATTCGAATCGGCAGTAGATGCGGTTGTTACGGGCAATATAGCCATGCTTGACTCCCTGCTAATCGCCAATCCAAACCTGATTCGAATGCGTTCAATGCGGGTGCATCGGGCTATGCTTCTTCATTACGTCGGCGCGAATGGCGTTGAGAACTATCGCCAGAAATCGCCCGATAATGTCGTTGACATAGCCCGACTATTACTCAAAGCGGGTGCCGAAGTCGATGCCCTCGCCGACACGTACGGCAAAGGCACAACGCTAGGCTTAGTGGCTACCAGCATCCACCCAAAGCGGGCTGGCGTACAAATTCCATTGATTGACACGCTGCTGAATTACGGTGCCAACATTGATTGCACACCAACCGGATGGCCACCGTTGATGGCAGCCCTGGCCAACGGATGCCCCGAAGCCGCCGAACTACTCAGACGAAATGGGGCGCGTGTAGACAGTGTCGTTGCTGCCGCCGGATTAGGGCGGCTCAAACTGGTTCAGAGTTTCTTTACCGAAGAGGGTCATGTCAAAACCAACGAGTCTGATACGACTTGGGGACTACCTGACGAGCCAGCGGCTCAGTTAGAAACCGCCTTTTTCTACGCCTGCACCTACGGCCACATCGACGTTGTCGATTTCCTAGTAAGTCGGGGCGTTGACCCGAATGCACAGGGCAAGGATGGCCAAACTGGTTTGCACTGTGCCGTACTAGGCGGCCAACTCCCCCTGGTGAAGTGGCTTCTGGAACGAAATGCCGCACTCGACGTCCGAAACGTTTATGGCGGAACCGCGTTAGGGCAAGCGCTGTGGTGCGTCGCTACTGGAAATTCCGGGCTTGACTACGCGCCCATCATCGAGCTATTACTAAAGGCGGGGGCTGCCATTGAACCAGAAACGTTGCACTGGTTAGCGCATCAGGCAAGCTTGTTGCCCACCCAAAGAGACCGTATTGAGGACATACTTCGGCACTATGGAGCAACATCATGA
- a CDS encoding amidase, protein MNRRSFVKASSVLSVSASALAGCSTPKSESPETDSAPFVDEFALNELTINELQQKMQSGEYTAETITQLYLDRIQAIDKKGPRLNAVIELNPDALTIAKSMDQERKDGKLRGPMHGIPVLIKDNIDTGDQMMTTAGSLALEGHKATKDAFVVAQLRKAGAVILGKTNLSEWANFRSTRSSSGWSSRGGQTRNPYVLDRNPSGSSSGSGSAASANLCAVAVGTETDGSIIAPSSHCGLVGLKPTVGLVSRSGIIPISKTQDTAGPMARTVTDAAILLGALVGVDPDDAVTGESRGKSVTDYTQFLKTASLSGKRIGIEKSFLKGHEGVVGLYQEAIEVLKKQGATIVEVELMKELQETGSAEFTVLQYEFKDGVNRYLSKANASVKTLADVIAFNQKNPAKAMPFFKQETLESSEAKGDLSSKEYTEALAKTRSWRQRIDKLMAANKLDAIGGTSIGFAGCIDLINGDYDTGFYFCPPAAMAGYPHLTIPMGTVHGLPVGFSLIAGAYQEGPLLAMGYAYEQASKKRERPGFVGSLIPNS, encoded by the coding sequence ATGAACAGACGGAGTTTTGTTAAAGCCAGTTCAGTCCTTTCTGTCTCGGCATCTGCGTTGGCAGGCTGCTCAACACCCAAATCAGAAAGTCCGGAAACCGATTCCGCTCCGTTTGTTGATGAGTTTGCACTCAACGAACTAACCATCAATGAGCTACAACAGAAAATGCAGTCGGGAGAATACACGGCCGAAACTATTACCCAGCTCTATCTGGACCGGATTCAGGCCATCGACAAAAAAGGGCCTCGCCTGAATGCCGTCATTGAACTCAACCCCGACGCGCTGACGATAGCCAAATCAATGGATCAGGAGCGAAAAGATGGGAAACTTCGGGGTCCAATGCACGGCATTCCGGTACTTATCAAGGATAACATCGACACCGGCGACCAGATGATGACCACCGCCGGTTCGTTAGCCCTGGAAGGCCACAAAGCGACCAAAGATGCCTTTGTTGTTGCCCAGTTGCGGAAGGCTGGCGCGGTCATACTAGGTAAAACCAACCTGAGCGAGTGGGCTAACTTCCGATCAACCCGATCCAGCAGTGGCTGGAGTAGCCGGGGTGGTCAAACCCGAAACCCCTACGTACTGGATCGAAATCCGAGCGGCTCCAGTTCAGGTTCCGGCTCGGCGGCATCGGCTAATCTGTGCGCGGTGGCCGTGGGTACCGAAACGGACGGTTCCATCATTGCCCCATCCTCTCATTGCGGCCTCGTCGGTCTAAAGCCGACGGTTGGTCTGGTTAGCCGCAGTGGCATAATTCCCATCTCGAAAACGCAGGATACCGCCGGACCAATGGCCCGAACTGTAACCGATGCCGCCATTTTGCTGGGTGCGCTGGTAGGTGTCGACCCAGACGATGCCGTTACCGGCGAAAGCCGTGGCAAGAGTGTGACGGACTACACGCAATTTTTAAAAACAGCCAGTTTATCGGGCAAGCGCATTGGAATTGAGAAATCGTTCCTGAAAGGGCATGAAGGCGTTGTTGGTTTGTACCAAGAAGCGATTGAGGTACTGAAAAAACAGGGCGCTACCATCGTGGAAGTGGAGTTGATGAAGGAGCTTCAGGAAACGGGCAGTGCCGAATTTACCGTACTGCAATATGAGTTCAAAGATGGTGTAAATCGGTACCTGTCCAAAGCCAATGCCTCCGTCAAGACCCTTGCTGACGTGATCGCCTTTAATCAGAAAAACCCGGCCAAAGCCATGCCTTTCTTTAAGCAGGAAACGCTGGAAAGCAGTGAAGCGAAAGGGGATCTATCGAGCAAAGAATACACCGAAGCGCTCGCCAAAACACGAAGCTGGCGTCAACGGATTGACAAACTCATGGCGGCCAACAAACTCGATGCCATTGGCGGCACAAGCATCGGTTTTGCGGGTTGCATCGACCTGATCAACGGCGACTACGACACCGGTTTTTACTTCTGCCCACCAGCCGCTATGGCTGGCTACCCCCACCTGACCATCCCGATGGGTACCGTTCATGGATTACCCGTCGGCTTTTCGCTCATCGCCGGAGCGTATCAGGAAGGCCCGTTACTGGCAATGGGCTATGCGTATGAGCAGGCATCCAAGAAGCGGGAGCGGCCGGGGTTTGTGGGATCGTTGATTCCGAATAGCTAA
- a CDS encoding TrlF family AAA-like ATPase translates to MNPIHKGADYRKADLQLHSPRDRNWEGVHPEQKLSNASLEDIKAVRRKWASEFIDNCLEKGVQVAALTDHHEGVYCWHVIEELKFRNASFSEDIDLWFMPGMELTCKDSAQALILFDADITKPLFEKARNLLRLPTECYDDQLQGIEVTLLDFNIDEIQGVLEHDSELRDRFIILPNVTPGGHKTVLRTGFHKRFKELPYVGGYLDKVYPSDLKDGDQRILDGQIPAWTSEKRGIISTSDARSSDFSALGTFATWVKLAEPTAESLRQAMLAADSRILYESPNRPTLLVKSISVSGAEFLSLPEPLSFSHQFTSIIGGRGSGKSTLLEFIRFAVGQSALDVGDSKWDPTHDRRKNILKYALNESEGVVEVLIEKDGAIIELIRSRSTQDRIIMRVQNLEQAISPSDARKLFPIQAYSQGELSHLGDEKAEKRLFDLITEPQREALNQVEKNRLNVASELREHLEQAIKNWQYEKEYRKLNAQLITLKAGLDNTMVKLQAIPSETQGVMERYNIEIQTTRWLEQIIQEHQQSYDLLFGAFQNHLKLTEERLVAGKIPTAKVAQDLSILLLHQMETANDALRQLVTENQQYEQQQTELIINWNKGQVDSKSQYELAMSQLSQHKVELDQLKRLEREINEAQRSVDDLEQKIQHTKGAYILLTEKSGQYMALQRELQRLARKGISVLAELTDNLARAELSEKADLAELEQAIKDLFASSGVRADRLDKLLDHVATKDPIVGWWDLMKEVFFILKWNTTGLRETEKRPTLDLLDNIIDPGGLEKFCERLDIERVSRAITAIVRPRVRLLQKRGINEIEFSRASQGEKATILLNVLMRQEGGPLLLDQPEEDLDNRIIGDIVSATRQAKIKKQLLFATHNANLVVNGDAELVIDLTAGSISQIGAIDVESLRVSITDTMEGGKDAFELRRKKYNF, encoded by the coding sequence ATGAACCCTATCCACAAAGGAGCAGATTATCGTAAAGCAGACTTACAATTACATTCTCCACGGGATCGAAATTGGGAAGGAGTTCATCCCGAACAGAAACTAAGCAATGCATCATTAGAGGATATAAAAGCAGTACGTCGGAAATGGGCTAGTGAGTTTATCGATAATTGCTTAGAAAAAGGAGTACAAGTTGCCGCCCTTACTGATCATCATGAGGGAGTATACTGTTGGCATGTTATTGAAGAATTGAAATTCAGAAACGCTAGTTTTTCTGAAGATATCGATCTTTGGTTTATGCCTGGTATGGAATTGACTTGTAAAGATTCTGCTCAAGCATTAATTCTTTTCGATGCGGATATTACCAAGCCACTATTTGAAAAAGCACGAAATTTATTGCGTTTGCCAACCGAGTGTTATGATGATCAGCTTCAAGGTATTGAGGTAACTCTACTCGATTTTAATATAGATGAAATTCAAGGCGTGCTGGAGCATGACTCTGAATTACGTGACCGGTTTATAATTCTTCCAAATGTTACACCCGGAGGACATAAAACGGTACTTCGGACGGGTTTTCATAAACGTTTTAAGGAACTACCATACGTAGGAGGTTATTTAGATAAAGTATATCCCTCTGACTTGAAAGATGGTGATCAGCGAATTCTGGATGGCCAGATACCTGCTTGGACAAGCGAAAAGCGAGGGATAATTAGCACTTCAGATGCAAGAAGCTCTGACTTTTCAGCCTTGGGCACTTTTGCGACTTGGGTTAAGCTTGCTGAACCTACGGCTGAGTCATTAAGGCAAGCTATGTTAGCTGCTGATTCACGAATACTATATGAAAGCCCCAATAGGCCAACTCTCTTGGTCAAATCTATTTCTGTTTCAGGGGCTGAATTTTTATCATTACCTGAACCATTAAGTTTTAGCCATCAATTCACTTCTATAATTGGTGGACGGGGGTCTGGTAAATCTACGTTACTAGAATTTATTCGTTTTGCAGTCGGTCAATCTGCGCTTGACGTTGGAGATTCTAAATGGGATCCTACGCATGACCGTCGAAAAAATATATTAAAGTACGCGCTTAATGAATCTGAAGGAGTGGTGGAAGTTTTGATTGAGAAGGATGGGGCTATAATAGAACTTATCCGATCAAGGTCAACGCAAGACAGAATTATAATGCGCGTTCAAAATCTTGAACAAGCTATCAGTCCATCAGATGCGAGAAAATTATTTCCAATTCAAGCATATAGTCAAGGGGAGCTGTCGCATTTAGGAGATGAGAAGGCTGAAAAACGACTTTTTGACCTTATTACTGAACCGCAGAGAGAAGCTCTTAACCAGGTAGAAAAAAACAGACTTAACGTAGCAAGTGAACTGCGTGAACACTTAGAGCAGGCAATAAAAAATTGGCAATACGAAAAGGAGTACCGGAAACTTAATGCGCAACTCATCACTTTAAAGGCTGGTCTGGACAATACTATGGTGAAACTTCAGGCAATTCCATCAGAAACGCAGGGAGTAATGGAACGCTATAATATTGAAATACAGACAACTAGATGGCTTGAGCAGATAATACAGGAGCACCAACAATCCTATGATTTATTATTTGGAGCATTCCAAAACCACTTGAAGTTAACAGAAGAACGCCTTGTTGCGGGTAAAATTCCAACAGCGAAAGTTGCTCAAGATCTTTCTATTTTATTATTGCATCAAATGGAAACTGCTAACGATGCATTACGCCAATTAGTGACAGAAAATCAACAGTATGAGCAGCAGCAAACAGAATTAATCATCAACTGGAATAAAGGACAAGTAGACAGTAAGAGCCAATATGAGTTAGCGATGAGCCAATTATCTCAGCATAAGGTTGAACTGGATCAACTTAAAAGGCTTGAGCGAGAGATTAATGAAGCACAACGAAGCGTAGATGATTTAGAACAAAAAATACAACATACTAAAGGAGCTTATATTTTACTCACCGAGAAAAGTGGTCAGTATATGGCTCTTCAACGTGAACTGCAACGTTTAGCACGAAAAGGAATAAGTGTCCTTGCCGAACTTACCGATAATTTAGCTCGTGCAGAATTATCAGAGAAGGCTGATCTTGCAGAATTAGAGCAGGCTATTAAAGATCTCTTTGCAAGTAGTGGAGTTCGTGCGGATCGGCTAGATAAATTACTTGATCATGTTGCTACGAAGGATCCTATTGTAGGATGGTGGGATTTAATGAAGGAAGTTTTCTTTATACTCAAATGGAATACAACTGGCCTTCGAGAGACTGAAAAAAGACCAACTCTAGACTTATTAGATAATATTATCGATCCTGGTGGACTTGAAAAATTCTGTGAACGCTTAGATATAGAACGGGTAAGTCGAGCGATTACTGCAATAGTGAGACCTCGTGTACGGCTATTACAAAAAAGAGGGATAAATGAAATTGAATTTAGCCGTGCATCTCAAGGTGAAAAAGCAACAATACTTTTAAACGTCTTGATGCGTCAAGAGGGCGGGCCTCTTTTACTTGATCAGCCAGAAGAAGATCTGGATAATCGTATTATAGGTGATATTGTATCAGCAACAAGACAAGCTAAAATTAAAAAACAGTTACTTTTTGCTACTCACAATGCTAATCTGGTAGTAAATGGTGACGCAGAATTAGTGATAGATTTAACTGCCGGTAGTATAAGTCAAATTGGAGCTATAGATGTAGAGTCGCTTCGTGTTTCAATTACTGACACGATGGAAGGGGGAAAGGATGCATTTGAACTTCGAAGAAAGAAATACAATTTTTAA